Genomic window (Polaribacter batillariae):
TTTTGCTTGCTCTTTTTGAGTTGAAGTAAAAGGTAATGTTTTTAAGTCTTCTGAAGGATTAAAGGCTGCGTTTAATAAATGGGCAAAAGTTTCTTTTGGAACTTCGAACTTGTCTAAAGGAACTGGTAAGTTTCCTTCTACAATATGAAAAGTACCTTTTGTGGTTCTTTTATCGTTTAATGGATTGTTTAAAATACCTTGTTTTATTCTGCTAGAGGTTACCAAATCGCTTTTAAAAGAATTTCCGTCTGGTGGTAAGCTTATTTCACGAGCTTGGCCCTTTTTTGCAAGAATTAATGTGTTATTTGGTAATTTTAAAGATTTATTTATAGAAACATCTTTTAAATAAGTATCTATAAATTGTTGAATTCTTGCATCTACAGGGCAATAATGGTCAGACAACAAGCGAGATTTTGCTTGAAGACTTTTTACGAGCCCTGCTGTTAATTCTTCGAATTTACTATCTAAAAATTTTTCGGTACTTTCTGGTTTGTCTTTAAAAACAGGTTGTCCTAAAGAAGCAAGTTGTAAATTAATAAATTGAATAGTGTCTTTTCTTGATTCTTTCATAATATCAAAGTCTGTGGTTCGTTTAATTTCTGTAACAAAGTTAAAAAGATACCAGAAAGAAAAACATGCGTAATGTCATGTTTTGTAATAAGTTAAGAAAACGATGTAGTGGATGTTTTTATAAATTAAAATGTGTTTATTTCAACAATTTTTTAGAATTGTTACCCACTTTTCGTTGCATTATTTATCAATTTATACCATTTATCAATTGAATTTACCGTCATAAAAAGCTCTTTCTCATTTACTACCTCAAAAATAATAAATAGTATAAAATATTTTTTTTAATGTTACTTAAAAGCATTAAAACCAGTAATGTCTAACCCAGTAATTAATAAATGAATATCGTGTGTACCTTCGTAAGTAATTACACTTTCTAAATTCATCATATGGCGCATTATGGAATATTCGCCCGTAATTCCCATTCCACCCAACATTTGCCTTGCCTCTCTAGCAATGTGTATGGCCATATTTACATTATTTCTTTTTGCCATAGAAATTTGTGCAGAAGTTGCTTTTCCATCATTTTTTAAGGTTCCTAATCGCCAAGCCAATAATTGTGCTTTGGTAATTTCGGTAATCATTTCTGCTAATTTTTTCTGCTGCAATTGAAATTGACCAATAGGTTTTCCAAATTGTTCGCGTTCTTTACAGTAACGTAAAGCAGTATCGTAGCAATCCATAGCTGCACCAATGGCGCCCCACGCAATTCCATATCTAGCAGAATCTAAACAACCTAATGGAGCGCCTAAACCAGATTTGTTAGGTAATACGTTTTCTTTTGGCACTTTTACATTATCGAAAATTAATTCTCCAGTAGCAGAAGCACGTAAAGACCATTTGTTATGTGTTTCTGGTGTAGAGAAACCTTCCATGCCGCGTTCTACAATTAAACCGTGAATTCTACCTTCTTCATTTTTTGCCCAAACCACTGCAACTTGTGCAAAAGGCGCATTCGAAATCCACATTTTGGCTCCATTTAATAAATAATGGTCGCCCATATCTTTAAACTTGGTTTCCATTCCTGCAGGATTCGAACCGTGGTTTGGTTCTGTTAATCCGAAGCAACCCATCCATTCTCCAGAAGCTAGTTTTGGCAAGTATTTTTTACGTTGTTCTTCGGTTCCGTATGCAAAAATAGGATACATCACTAAAGAAGATTGTACAGAAGCTGTAGAGCGTACACCAGAATCGCCACGTTCTATTTCTTGCATAAGTAAACCGTAAGAAATTTGGTCTAAACCTGCGCCTCCATATGCTTCTGGAATGTATGGCCCAAAAGCACCAATTTCTGCCAAACCAGCAATAATTTGGGTGGGAAATTCAGCTTTTTGAGCATATGCTTCGATAATTGGAGAAACGTCGCGTTTTACCCAATTGCGAGCGGCTTCGCGAATTAATAAATGTTCTTCCGTTAATAAATCGTCTATATTATAATAGTCTGGCGCTTGAAATAAATCTGGTTTCATAAAATTGGGTTCAGTAAAATGTTAAAATAAACAAATCTATCAAAATTTGTTTTATATCAAACAAATAATGTTTGTAAATAATTATAGAATATTACATAAAAATACGCATCTTTTTTAAAGATAGGCTTTAGAAATTGTTAAAAAGTGTTCGTTTTCTATTAAGTTTGTAATAATGAAGTACACTTTAGGGAAAAAAGAACGTTTAAAAAGTAGAAAGCTCATAGAAAAGCTTTATGAAGAAGGAAAATCTGTAAAAGCATTTCCTTTAAGAATGATGTTTGTTCAAACAGAACACACTTCCGATTTTCCAGTACAAATGGGTGTTTCTGTCGCAAAGAGAAATTTTAAAAGAGCTGTAGATAGAAATAGAATAAAAAGATTATTGCGCGAATGTTACAGGCTTCAAAAAGAAATTGTTTACAAAAATGTAGATAAACCCTATGTTTTTATGATTTCGTATCTTGGGAAAGAAGTATGGTCGTATGAAGATTTATTTCCTAAAATGGAAAAGTTACTGCATCTTTTTATAGAACAAACTAAAAATAATGATTTAAAAGAATAGAGATGAAAAAATTCAATTTTAAAAAAAGAACCATAATTATTTTACTGGTTGGAGCCGTTTTTATGACGTACTCTTTCAAATCGAAGTTTTTTGAGGTTGCCAAACAAATAGAAATTTACAATACATTATTTAAAGAGTTAAATATGTATTATGTAGATGAAATAAACCCTGCAGAATTTACGGATAAAGCCATTAAAAATACACTTAAAGATTTAGATCCGTACACAAATTTTTACAACGAACAAGATGTAGAAACTGCAAGAATTCGAAGAGCTGGAGAATATGGTGGCATTGGCGTTTCTGTACATTACACCAAAAAAGGAATTGAAATAAGCGAAATTTACAAAGATTTTTCTGCAGATAAAGCCAATTTAAAAGTCGGAGATATAATTACTTCTGTAGATGGGCAATCTTTAAAAAATATGGATAAAGAGCAACTCGCTACATTTTTAAAAGGCGTACCTAATAGTACAATTAAAGTAACCATTGAAAGACAAGGACAAATTTTTAAGAAAGAAATTACCAGAGATAAAGTAGTTGTAAACCCAGTACCGTTTGCAGAAATGGTTAACGAAGACACAGGTTATATTACGTTAACACGTTTTAATGAAAAAGCTTCTTCCGAAGTTAAAAAAGCGTTTAGGAAATTAGAAAAACAAGGAATGAAAAAATTAGTATTCGACCTTCGTTCGAACCCTGGAGGTTCTTTATTAGAATCGATAAATATTTGTAATTTCTTTCTACCAAAAGGAAAAACAATTGTAACAACCAAAGCAAAAATTAAAAAATGGAGCAATACCTATAAAACTACCAACGAGCCTTTAGACCTCGAGATTCCTATTGTGGTGTTGGTAAACGAAAGATCTGCCTCTGCATCTGAAATTGTAAGTGGTGCTTTGCAAGATTACGATAGAGCTGTAATTATGGGAAAACGCTCTTTTGGTAAGGGTTTGGTACAACGTTACAGACCTTTAACTTACGGCACCCAATTAAAAGTTACCATTTCTAAGTATTATA
Coding sequences:
- a CDS encoding S41 family peptidase, whose amino-acid sequence is MKKFNFKKRTIIILLVGAVFMTYSFKSKFFEVAKQIEIYNTLFKELNMYYVDEINPAEFTDKAIKNTLKDLDPYTNFYNEQDVETARIRRAGEYGGIGVSVHYTKKGIEISEIYKDFSADKANLKVGDIITSVDGQSLKNMDKEQLATFLKGVPNSTIKVTIERQGQIFKKEITRDKVVVNPVPFAEMVNEDTGYITLTRFNEKASSEVKKAFRKLEKQGMKKLVFDLRSNPGGSLLESINICNFFLPKGKTIVTTKAKIKKWSNTYKTTNEPLDLEIPIVVLVNERSASASEIVSGALQDYDRAVIMGKRSFGKGLVQRYRPLTYGTQLKVTISKYYTPSGRCIQELDYANRDKNGKVPKFSDRGINAFKTENGRTVYDGGGVLPDVVIETSDRNKATEALLKSKAIFNFATKYYYENPTIGSATDFDFKNSDFNTFKNYLKIDTTFLTKQENLFKKAYLASNKNRISKEYKNIKEKLFDVKIEEISKNEDILTNLIKEEILHRYFYREGVYEHQLKKDKTISKAVDLLNNQTKYSKILSSN
- a CDS encoding acyl-CoA dehydrogenase family protein, which codes for MKPDLFQAPDYYNIDDLLTEEHLLIREAARNWVKRDVSPIIEAYAQKAEFPTQIIAGLAEIGAFGPYIPEAYGGAGLDQISYGLLMQEIERGDSGVRSTASVQSSLVMYPIFAYGTEEQRKKYLPKLASGEWMGCFGLTEPNHGSNPAGMETKFKDMGDHYLLNGAKMWISNAPFAQVAVVWAKNEEGRIHGLIVERGMEGFSTPETHNKWSLRASATGELIFDNVKVPKENVLPNKSGLGAPLGCLDSARYGIAWGAIGAAMDCYDTALRYCKEREQFGKPIGQFQLQQKKLAEMITEITKAQLLAWRLGTLKNDGKATSAQISMAKRNNVNMAIHIAREARQMLGGMGITGEYSIMRHMMNLESVITYEGTHDIHLLITGLDITGFNAFK
- the rnpA gene encoding ribonuclease P protein component → MKYTLGKKERLKSRKLIEKLYEEGKSVKAFPLRMMFVQTEHTSDFPVQMGVSVAKRNFKRAVDRNRIKRLLRECYRLQKEIVYKNVDKPYVFMISYLGKEVWSYEDLFPKMEKLLHLFIEQTKNNDLKE